Proteins encoded by one window of Pseudochaenichthys georgianus chromosome 9, fPseGeo1.2, whole genome shotgun sequence:
- the ciao1 gene encoding probable cytosolic iron-sulfur protein assembly protein ciao1, whose translation MKPSLTPVQKLVAHPDSRCWFVSWNPTGTLLASCGGDKAIRIWGLEGDSWVCKTVLQDGHQRTVRKVAWSPCGKYLASASFDATTCIWKKKNDDFESLTVLEGHENEVKCVAWAPSGNLLATCSRDKSVWVWEVDEEDEYECVTVVNSHTQDVKHIVWHPNQELLASASYDNNICIYKEEDDDWECKATLQGHTSTVWSLAFDPSGERLASCSDDRTVKIWKESPNQSEQGDLSWKCVCTLSGFHGRTVYDISWCRLTGALATACGDDAVRVFMEDETADPEQPVFSLAAQVTRAHNQDVNCVSWNPKEAGLLASCSDDGDITIWRFQPED comes from the exons ATGAAGCCGTCTCTGACTCCGGTACAGAAGCTGGTCGCCCACCCGGACTCCCGCTGCTGGTTCGTCAGCTGGAACCCGACCGGGACCCTGCTGGCCTCCTGCGGGGGGGACAAGGCCATCCGGATCTGGGGACTGGAGG GAGACTCTTGGGTTTGTAAGACTGTGCTTCAGGACGGACACCAGCGCACGGTGAGGAAAGTGGCCTGGTCTCCCTGTGGGAAGTATCTGGCCTCTGCCAGCTTTGATGCAACCACATGCATCTGGAAAAAGAAGAACGATGACTTTGAG AGTTTGACAGTGTTGGAAGGACATGAAAACGAGGTGAAGTGTGTGGCGTGGGCCCCTTCAGGGAACCTGCTGGCAACATGTAGCCGAGACAAGAGCGTCTGGGTGTGGGAAG TGGATGAAGAAGACGAGTATGAGTGTGTAACTGTTGTGAACTCTCACACACAAGATGTCAAGCATATCGTGTGGCATCCAAATCAGGAG CTCCTGGCTTCCGCTAGCTACGAcaacaacatttgtatttacaAGGAGGAGGACGATGACTGGGAGTGTAAGGCCACGCTGCAGGGACACACCTCCACAGTCTGGAGTTTGGCGTTCGATCCGTCTGGAGAGCGGCTCGCCTCCTGCAGTGACGACCGCACCGTCAAGATTTGGAAAGAGTCTCCAAACCAAAGTGAACAGG GAGACTTGTCGTGGAAGTGTGTTTGCACTCTGTCTGGGTTCCACGGACGAACAGTGTACGATATCTCCTG GTGTCGGCTGACAGGTGCGCTGGCCACCGCCTGCGGGGACGATGCAGTGAGAGTGTTCATGGAGGACGAGACGGCTGACCCGGAGCAGCCGGTGTTCTCTCTCGCTGCCCAGGTGACCAGAGCTCATAACCAGGACGTCAACTGTGTGTCCTGGAACCCCAAGGAGGCGGGACTCCTCGCCTCCTGCAGCGACGACGGAGACATCACCATCTGGAGGTTTCAGCCAGAAGACTGA
- the tmem127 gene encoding transmembrane protein 127, whose protein sequence is MSMYAPPGSAVPGGRRRRGGSSLPKQPERSLVSALPGALSITALCTALAEPAWLRVHGGTCQRQELGVADVLGYIDPKLLDDYCVNPQTILLMRVIAAFCFLGILCSLTAFLLDVFGPKHPALKITRRYAFAHILTVLQCATVIGFCYWASELILSLQQQHKKYHGSLIYVTFAISFYLVAGAGGASILATAANLLRHYPTEEEEQALELLSEMEDSSETFPADYDIANQFQPPPAYTP, encoded by the exons ATGAGCATGTATGCCCCGCCGGGTTCAGCTGTTCCTGGAGGCCGGAGGAGAAGAGGGGGCTCCTCCCTGCCCAAGCAACCGGAGCGGAGCCTGGTGTCGGCTCTGCCTGGAGCTCTGTCCATCACCGCGCTGTGTACGGCTCTGGCGGAGCCGGCCTGGCTCCGGGTCCACGGGGGCACTTGTCAGAGACAAGAGCTGGGGGTGGCGGACGTCCTGGGGTACATTGACCCCAAGCTGCTGGACG ATTACTGTGTGAACCCGCAGACCATCCTGCTGATGAGGGTGATCGCCGCCTTCTGTTTCCTGGGCATCTTGTGCAGCCTGACTGCTTTCCTCTTGGACGTGTTTGGACCCAAGCACCCCGCCCTGAAGATCACACGAAGATATGCATTTGCACATATTCTCACAG TGTTGCAGTGTGCCACCGTCATAGGCTTCTGCTACTGGGCCTCGGAGCTCATCTTGTCACTACAGCAGCAACACAAAAAGTACCACGGCTCACTCATATACGTCACGTTTGCCATCAGCTTCTACCTTGTGGCAGGGGCAGGTGGAGCCTCTATCCTTGCCACAGCTGCCAACCTACTGCGCCACTACCCcactgaggaagaggagcaggcTTTAGAGCTGCTCTCTGAGATGGAGGATAGCAGTGAAACTTTTCCTGCTGATTATGACATTGCCAATCAGTTTCAGCCACCGCCTGCCTACACGCCCTAA
- the gatd3l gene encoding ES1 protein, mitochondrial gives MQASRTLLSKQTLAVVARQPACFVHHGDHGNWGNTNIAVVFSGCGWWDGTDVHEGVYTMYHLSRNGARFQMFAPNQQQMHVMDHMKKQPSSGENRNMMMESARFSHGQGMMQMQDLSKLDVNSFDAVIFPGGHGIIKNLSTFAKDGKDCKLQGDVDKVLKEFHRSRKPIGLASMASVLACRVLPSIEVTMGYEKDENTRWGNWPHTNMVQAVKSMGARHNVREPYEAFVDEKNKVVSTPSFMWETEYHYHYIFDGIGNMVKHVMRMSTK, from the exons ATGCAGGCATCCAGGACTCTGCTGTCAAAACAAACTTTGGCTGTCGTCGCTCGCCAGCCGGCCTGCTTTGTCCACCATGGTGATCATGGCAATTGGGGAAATACCAATATCGCAGTG GTTTTCTCAGGATGTGGCTGGTGGGATGGGACTGATGTCCATGAGGGAGTATA CACCATGTACCACCTGAGTCGTAACGGTGCTCGCTTCCAGATGTTTGCTCCGAACCAACAGCAGATGCACGTGATGGACCACATGAAGAAGCAGCCGAGCTCTGGGGAGAACCG GAACATGATGATGGAGTCGGCTCGCTTCAGTCACGGTCAGGGAATGATGCAAATGCAAGATCTGTCCAAGCTGGACGTCAACAGCTTTGATGCCGTTATCTTTCCCGGAGGCCACGGCATCATCAAGAATCT ATCCACTTTTGCGAAGGATGGAAAAGACTGCAAGCTGCAAGGTGATGTGGATAAGGTGCTGAAAGAATTCCACCGCTCTCGCAAGCCTATTGG ACTGGCCAGCATGGCTTCGGTCCTGGCCTGCCGCGTGCTGCCCAGCATCGAGGTGACCATGGGCTACGAGAAGGACGAAAACACCCGCTGGGGGAACTGGCCCCACACCAACATGGTGCAGGCCGTAAAGAGCATGGGCGCTCGCCATAACGTCCGCGAGCCATAT GAAGCCTTCGTGGATGAGAAGAACAAGGTGGTCAGCACCCCGTCCTTCATGTGGGAAACGGAGTATCACTACCATTACATATTTGATGGCATTGGAAACATGGTCAAACATGTCATGCGTATGTCAACCAAGTGA